TATTGTCCCGTGGaatgttatattttcaagtatgatttattattgtgtaagtacctatttgagGATTTAATAACTggtcaaaaaatctaaaaataaatccaacTAATAAAACAGAAGAACTTATGTCTTCatctataatattgattatataaagtaatgaactataattcataagtaactattataatataatattagaaatctctgaaataatattttagcttaagctgacaaaatatataactacacaCAGTTTAAATTGGTTAGATCAAAGTTGAAGAGACCAGCACAAAAAATACAGCTTATCCaagcaaataaaaaacaaaagtttaatttaatttaaaattgaatttttttcattctagGGACTGGGAAAAGTTTGAGGTATTGACAATTTTAAGTCAACCAAGTTTGACTGTATAAGTCTATTGTCTGTATGCGTCTTGTGTGACACATAAATTGATTATGCATACGGGCATATTATAACTCCCTAATAAGTACCCCAGCACAACACTAAACTAATGAACTGTGAAAGTTTTTTGATTAGTTCCTTCTTAGATTGTTATTTGTTGCCAACGCTGTTTTGGTGCTATCGAtaactcattatattatatttttttcagacccgatgagataataaataatgtaggtacctattcaaatatttaatacaaaatatgtatgatgtatctttattatgtaaaatgaaaaaaatgattttatttatattcgtaCCACTGTACCAGGATGTTGAATCCGAAACATTATTCTTTTTGGATATTGTTACGGTgatatgtttttgttttgtaacaTGTAGGTACCTTAAACCATGTATGCCAGGTTAACATAAAGCCGACCAAACAGCAACATTATGTCTTGATTTGTAAAATGGGAGacacaaatatattgaaatattttcgcGACATAATTATCCTAACTGACGACACAATGTTCGTGTTCCTGGACATATTTTCGTTTCCACTCAAAAGCGGTAGGGAGACAatatagcaggggtggccaaatcgcgtcatagacttttgcggctcgcatcttaacgtaacattagattaacgtaagagccaagatgtaaaaaaaaaaaggtgggtaagtggatgtcgctctgctgtacagtaggttagaagtgggtcactgtataatggacagtattaaatttgaattcaatgatataatatcactgtataagaaaaacgattctgagcggagacggtatatcagtctatgtattagacatataatatatacttatctatggtattaaaaaaaaattgacctataataggtacctataataaattccaaattaatcatatcataatatctattaggtacttataagttataacgcgttatacatcaacaaaaaaccgtggtaaaatcatagatatataatagtatactttagaagtttcaagtaccctcgaataatattatacaatcacaacaaaataactaaaatagttatcctaggtttttaatatgtaatttcgtccaaatttgtacttaaaatgactattaaaaataaactgtgtaaatgtattttttaaattttNNNNNNNNNNNNNNNNNNNNNNNNNNNNNNNNNNNNNNNNNNNNNNNNNNNNNNNNNNNNNNNNNNNNNNNNNNNNNNNNNNNNNNNNNNNNNNNNNNNNNNNNNNNNNNNNNNNNNNNNNNNNNNNNNNNNNNNNNNNNNNNNNNNNNNNNNNNNNNNNNNNNNNNNNNNNNNNNNNNNNNNNNNNNNNNNNNNNNNNNNNNNNNNNNNNNNNNNNNNNNNNNNNNNNNNNNNNNNNNNNNNNNNNNNNNNNNNNNNNNNNNNNNNNNNNNNNNNNNNNNNNNNNNNNNNNNNNNNNNNNNNNNNNNNNNNNNNNNNNNNNNNNNNNNNNNNNNNNNNNNNNNNNNNNNNNNNNNNNNNNNNNNNNNNNNNNNNNNNNNNNNNNNNNNNNNNNNNNNNNNNNNNNNNNNNNNNNNNNNNNNNNNNNNNNNNNNNNNNNNNNNNNNNNNNNNNNNNNNNNNNNNNNNNNNNNNNNNNNNNNNNNNNNNNNNNNNNNNNNNNNNNNNNNNNNNNNNNNNNNNNNNNNNNNNNNNNNNNNNNNNNNNNNNNNNNNNNNNNNNNNNNNNNNNNNNNNNNNNNNNNNNNNNNNNNNNNNNNNNNNNNNNNNNNNNNNNNNNNNNNNNNNNNNNNNNNNNNNNNNNNNNNNNNNNNNNNNNNNNNNNNNNNNNNNNNNNNNNNNNNNNNNNNNNNNNNNNNNNNNNNNNNNNNNNNNNNNNNNNNNNNNNNNNNNNNNNNNNNNNNNNNNNNNNNNNNNNNNNNNNNNNNNNNNNNNNNNNNNNNNNNNNNNNNNNNNNNNNNNNNNNNNNNNNNNNNNNNNNNNNNNNNNNNNNNNNNNNNNNNNNNNNNNNNNNNNNNNNNNNNNNNNNNNNNNNNNNNNNNNNNNNNNNNNNNNNNNNNNNNNNNNNNNNNNNNNNNNNNNNNNNNNNNNNNNNNNNNNNNNNNNNNNNNNNNNNNNNNNNNNNNNNNNNNNNNNNNNNNNNNNNNNNNNNNNNNNNNNNNNNNNNNNNNNNNNNNNNNNNNNNNNNNNNNNNNNNNNNNNNNNNNNNNNNNNNNNNNNNatttcaaacgatcataaaaatttaatttgactttcttatagatattttttgtttgataaaggtagataatcttataaggaatcttgtattacattttcatatcttagatttaaaaagaaaaatttttatgaatttctaactagaaataatttgcaaattttcgtgatttttccatattttgtcattttttgaactttaaatgcttataaaaaaaaactgtgactaacgatttttaatatttttcatctgcctttgaaacaatatactaggagccttctattaaattttcaagcttttttatccaacaaataaaattttattgatatttttagaaaaaaaactaaaaaaaaatggaaaatgaaaatgtccgtaaagagctcaaaataaatcaaaatattttgaaaatgttatggtgtatagaaaatgctaagataaacattcagtcaaaatttcatgtatcaacGGTCATTCAAtttagaattacaccaaaaaccaaattcaattttgtgaaaaagtAGGCATTTGCCGctgtttgattttaaaattgggccggtgcccagttgttgccgttttaccattattatatttctataccaCAAAAACATgcctgttttataatattttcagaaaatatactatatacttagaaattattgtcacaatgatacatataatatacatttactaattgatagttggaatatatttatattaagacgTATGCGGGGacgtatacattattgtatatgtatgggttattacttattctattctgtggtatgggtatgtatttatgtatgtttgtgtgAGAGTGTTTTGTGAAGGTAAATgaacttattaatattgtttaaaataaatgggtggagcggctaaaaatataaaattaccataaactgctcaagaatcgaaaataatttctggtatttttaataaaccgataaaacttaaaatagtaagcaagcaataaaaaaaaaaaatatattataatttaaaataatattaatttttaaatatatcgtatacctatataagagcAATAGAGTATGggctataagtgatgaatcagaaaaatattgatttatggaTAATGCAGttgacatattttcaaaaataaaaaaaagaagatatccttataaactactaatatttttgtttatcaatataaatattgttatataatagtttgtagacttttaactgatataggtatacaattgtttttctaaaatatctgctaccttatgtttaaaaattatgttgcctaattaataaaaagggtaccatGAAAAAAttttagtagataataatatgtggttgcCAGCGAAGCGAGTGGTttattttttacccattcgggccgatcaaaacctttgcccccctctatttaaaactgaaatgacgcgaCTGGGCACTGAGTCAAACCCTAGGTATAGTATTGAAACatccaacaatatattatactggtatacctaatactaatTTTATACGCACGTTATTGTCGCGgctgttattatacttattattagttatactcataggcgcaaatagggagggctttaggggctaagccccccaaaaatgtccataaccctcccaaacatttcctacattttgttttaagcttattcaatattatcaaagtaaggccatattagccctattagccccccaaatcttaaacgctatttgcgcctatggtcatACTCTACAAAGTTTTAATAGTTTGACCCATCCGTTTACTTTGGAATGTGTCATTCTGTGGTAGTACAGGTTCGAACTGGCCGTAAACGTTTTGCCGCAAATTGGACATGCGTGTGGCCGCTCGCCGCTATGTATGCGCTTGTGGGTGTTCAGCGCGCTGGACGTGGAGAACGCTTTGTCGCACTGGGCGCAAGCGTGAGGACGTTCTCCTGTAAACAGCCACGTCATggcaaaaatatttagatttatcgATTAATTCGattgtaacaataattaagGCTGGTATATGTCGTAGTGTTGTTAAAATTCCTTTTATATAGGAATCCGTTCAATTCCTCGTTCCTTTAGTATAAATAGGAATTCGTTCAGTTCCTCGTTCATTTAATGTCAAAAAGAACTCGTCCAATTCCTAGTTCCTATTAAAAAGGAACTCATTCTTTTCCACGTTTATCGTGGTTCATGATCATAAATAACtcgagttattagttattataaatttataaatttattagttattattactaatcagAACacagtcatatactcatatgtgaataaaaaattggtagctttgtctataatttttttttaataaattaataacgtaataagtaatcaaaaataaaaaatttttctccctaaatgtttttttacacttttccgagaagaacaaaagaattataatatttacgttcctattcctttaaaaaagaatggaatatattaattcattcatTCCTCTAAAAAGGAATCAATTCCAGGAATCGTTCCTTAACAACACTGTATGTGTGTAATTATCATATTGGTTTGGCTTATTTTCACGGTCTtcgatattttttctaaattgcaTTTCGCGGATGTCCAGAAATGTTTTCAAGTTTTTGTTGTACCTAAGTATACcgataatcaatattatatgtaggtatgtcgCATGTACATGCTAACTGCTAAGTACCTTCATGATAATTCATTTGAATcactataatcattaataatattgtgatttcgTGATAAATGAATCAGCCACTCGTCAGAGCTGGTGatctttattttaaaagtataatatgaacagttaggtaggtacctaagtaataggtataggtacctattaatattgtattcataatttatattcaattaaactggttattacttattaccctGCATATAGCGTGAAAAATATGCTTTTAGAATAATCCGGAAATTTGACAATTGTTTCTATCAGTTTTCAAAATTCGCAGAGAATCTTTTTTTCAagatattagatataggtacagatctacctacatattttagtaaaaaaaaagtccaaaaataaaattatcatcgtCCGTCAATATTCTGTTTTGTATAGGTAGATAGGTTGTAGCCCATTTGCgcccaaaataaaaaacttaacacCCTGATTTATAGCCCAAATGCGCCCATTTAGGATTCACAGTTGCCGTTTAAAATCGTTTAAGCGACATCAGAtatcaaaaaaaagtaaaatattttcaaaataatgataaatactatACAGTAACttgtacatatacattatacatattattatataaaaaatattattaagattatattaaactatgaaTGTCAagttgttaaatgtttatataaaaccaGAATAAATAATACACGTTTTTTGAACACAACGCCAACTTATATCTCCAGAAACCAAAAGATCCTAAAGATTCCTAAAGATTTTTAATCacgtgatatttaaaattttaaaataacgaaaaacaaaacaagGTTTTATATCGTAAAATAAGTTAACCTTGATCcctagttatataatatcacacaccGAGGTCGAGTCTCCCAGACCTCGTTAATATAAAGAAAACGACACCCGAAAGAGCGATGAGAGCGATAGGTGAAGAGGAGAAcacattgaaaaacaataagttCGTATTTCCTAATACATGGATGCCCTAACGGACCGGATGCGTGTGTGACAGTGTGACAGGGCCTTTACACGTCTAGCTATTTTTAGTGTAGTAATGTATATagacaaatttaaatgatgtgatCGATTGTTTCGCAAAAAGAAAAAGATCAGGTACTAGacttaattatactataaaaatatttaatttaaaatacacatgtaGGAAATCCATAAAAAAccttatttagataattattataatatatacatttcttctttagttggtttttatattatgaaaatatataggtaatttagttttaaaccccTCCCGAAAATTTGTTCCAACTGCGGCCTTGAAGATAATATCAAAATGCCatgaataacaaacaaaaagtatataatattcaattaggaAAAAAGGTGACACAAATATAACATtaccagttatatattatttaacttatcaAATAAActaacttttagattctgagcagctAAGCCTAAAAGTATGAATCGAGTcatagaataatacaattaatcgTAATACcagaatattaggtacctacctataatatatcaataataataatggtcattAGAAAACTTAACGTGCTCGAAAATGTAATGCTTTGGGCCGATGAACGGTGAACCTACTATctggctatataataatatattagatgtcGTCGCCTGGGAGATTTTCGAATTGATCGGTCTCTGTGTTGGAACACTTGTATTTAGCTCATTAGCAATTCTCAATTGAAACTGACACATATACCTATCTACGTCTAAATCAAAAATGGCTGTCAATAACAGCAACGAGATACAGACCACAATACTCGAAATTATCGAAGTAATTGTAATCCGTATAATGGAACGCATTTATGAAGAAGAAAGCTACGATGAAAACCTAATACAAGTTGTTACTCCTCATATTTCTTCTATTCGTATGGATACGGCACCCCCAGACCCAGAGCCTCAAGAAACAACTTCTATCATAGATGACGCACAACTAGAAGACGCAACCAAAAAGGACGACGAGAAAGAAGAACATTTCGAGGAGTCAATTGTCTTGAACAGTGAATTGCAGAGTCTGAGCCTGTAGCTCAAATTCCCGAAACAGCACCACTCGGCCACGCGGTTCAAGAAAACGATGGTTTGAAAGATCTATCAGTAGTTCAGGACGATGTATCAGTCTGCAGTTATGCGCAGTCGGGTGGCGACGCACCGCCCTCGGAGTTGGTGACTGTTGGACCTCTCAACGACGTAGTGAAGCTCGCTGCAGAAGACGTATTATGTACAGACATTGAGCAGCCGGCCAAGGAATTAACTGTGATAGATAGTAGCGATGAGGTGATCGGCAAGGTGATGGACCCTGCAGTAGAACGCGAAAAACGTGTTTCTCCGCTTAGAAAATCGACGTGGAAAAGTGTAAATCGCGCTTTTCGCTTGTTGTTCTGTTGCGGGTGTAAAACCACCCGAACCTAATATACTAGCACAGCCCACTTGGGCCGAAGACGACGGACAGGATGACGGCGACACAAATGAGGGGAGGATACGGGAATGAGTACGGAAGGTGCGCGGCGGTAAGTCACCCGCGCACGTTCTCCGACCAGTCCCAGCGCGACGGGTTCGCGGGCGTAGCGCGCTCGGCCGTAGTTGACGCGCGAG
This portion of the Acyrthosiphon pisum isolate AL4f chromosome A1, pea_aphid_22Mar2018_4r6ur, whole genome shotgun sequence genome encodes:
- the LOC103309901 gene encoding zinc finger protein 525-like, with translation MTWLFTGERPHACAQCDKAFSTSSALNTHKRIHSGERPHACPICGKTFTASSNLYYHRMTHSKVKPHKCNACDKSYPTPGNLRAHMSSHSGEWTYHCKTCGRGFGKKINVERHAKTCHR